A single region of the Fusarium fujikuroi IMI 58289 draft genome, chromosome FFUJ_chr05 genome encodes:
- a CDS encoding related to anon-37cs protein has product MDAYSICCTSPAARHTSKIYQDLWSTRPHTRVGYDQDKILKKFVTMDSLKQRWGGDQTSKPHIGVIGAGLAGLRCADILIQNGFRVTIIEARNRVGGRLHQEVLPNGHLADVGPNWIHGTNDNPMLDLAKQTNTAISDWESTSCVFDESGELLSLKDGEKYSTIMWDIIQDAFKHSNSNSSAIDSKESLHDFFVQKVVERVPDTEADHERIRSIVMQISEMWGAFIGSPAYRQSLKFFWLEECIEGENLFCAGTYKKVLDEVAKPALGGAEIKFQAKVDRISYRSNPEEKAKVTTESGQTLEFDEVVVTAPLGWLKRNLDAFEPALPARMTKAIDAIGYGCLEKVYINFPNPYWLGTEGSSRKAEGFVQWLSPNYVPDLNPRRWNQEVVELASLDPTVSHPTLLFYTYGEQSQYITSELLKIPDPQKKDAFLLNFFKPYYSRLPHYSDSNPDCKPSGFMATDWLHDELSGFGSYSNFQVGLEEGDADIRTMREGLPDHGLWLAGEHTAPFVGLGTATGAYWSGEAVGKRIAEAYYGRSK; this is encoded by the exons ATGGATGCTTACTCGATATGTTGCACTAGCCCTGCCGCTAGGCACACATCCAAGATCTACCAGGATCTCTGGTCTACCCGTCCACATACTCGGGTTGGGTATGATCAAGataagatcttgaagaaattTGTCACCATGGATAGTTTGAAACAG CGTTGGGGTGGTGATCAGACCTCAAAGCCACACATTGGTGTAATCGGtgctggtcttgctggtCTTCGATGTGCAGATATTCTCATTCAGAATGGCTTCAGAGTCACTATCATTGAGGCTAGGAATCGAGTTGGTGGCCGCTTGCATCAAGAGGTCCTTCCAAATGGCCACTTGGCTGATGTCGGTCCCAATTGGATTCATGGAACCAACGATAACCCAATGCTAGATCTGGCCAAGCAAACGAATACTGCCATCAGCGACTGGGAGTCAACGTCTTGTGTCTTTGACGAGTCTGGCGAGCTCTTGTCCCTCAAAGATGGTGAAAAATACTCCACTATCATGTGGGATATTATCCAGGACGCCTTCAAGCACTCCAATAGCAACTCGTCAGCCATCGATTCGAAAGAAAGTCTTCACGACTTCTTTGTTCAAAAGGTCGTGGAGAGGGTGCCTGATACTGAAGCCGACCACGAAAGGATACGAAGCATTGTCATGCAAATATCTGAGATGTGGGGTGCTTTTATCGGAAGTCCTGCCTATAGACAAAGTCTGAAGTTCTTTTGGTTGGAAGAGTGTATAGAAGGAG AGAATCTATTTTGTGCCGGCACATATAAGAAGGTTCTTGACGAAGTTGCGAAACCCGCTCTTGGGGGAGCCGAGATCAAGTTCCAGGCCAAGGTAGATAGGATATCATATCGATCAAATCCTGAGGAAAAGGCCAAGGTCACAACAGAGAGCGGCCAGACACTCGAGTTTGACGAAGTTGTTGTCACTGCACCCCTTGGCTGGCTGAAACGAAACCTTGACGCTTTTGAGCCTGCGCTACCTGCTCGAATGACCAAGGCAATCGATGCCATTGGTTACGGATGCCTTGAGAAGGTCTACATCAACTTCCCCAACCCTTACTGGCTCGGTACAGAAGGTAGCAGCCGAAAAGCAGAGGGTTTTGTGCAATGGCTCTCACCAAATTACGTTCCTGATCTGAACCCGAGACGATGGAATCAAGAGGTCGTGGAACTTGCTAGCCTGGACCCAACAGTTTCACATCCAACACTTCTCTTCTACACATATGGCGAGCAGTCGCAGTATATTACGAGCGAGCTACTGAAGATACCGGATCCCCAGAAAAAGGATGCGTTCCTCCTCAACTTCTTTAAACCATATTACTCACGACTTCCGCATTACTCGGATAGTAACCCTGACTGCAAGCCGTCTGGCTTTATGGCTACAGATTGGCTTCACGATGAGCTGTCAGGATTCGGAAGTTATAGTAATTTCCAGGTTGGTTTAGAAGAGGGTGATGCCGATATCCGGACAATGCGAGAGGGTTTGCCGGATCATGGATTGTGGCTGGCAGGCGAGCACACTGCGCCGTTTGTTGGCCTAGGCACGGCGACTGGAGCCTACTGGAGCGGCGAGGCTGTTGGTAAGAGAATAGCGGAGGCTTATTATGGACGATCCAAGTAA
- a CDS encoding related to sporulation protein SPO72, producing the protein MATLFQSFRSSSMPKRLLRYALSRLELLDAEALDIDNLDLAIGRNTVLEFRDVGIKLKKLNKLLQLPDTFRLQKAKVLLLRVTIPMDFYTSPIIVEVDGVDIALQVIGAESKPPRSSGTRTPEEATAVPNTVDLAQSFLETQPRSERRKLEDALAAETQDLGASIAMSDDGSEDDLAYGTGQALSLPAFLADFLQGIVDRTQVRIKGVNFQLDVEVPVEPNTTTTELVSFQVALEGIDVEGVTTASDNAQGSPTIVPKEGKRHVSLSNVRAYLISEANVFSALARSPSVTSPSLASSPAMSRNPPSRQTTTLSLSSLHEESVTSSQGSIRSEVQESSPRPAFSQVEPSVLSQHSIDQRLTDSHQSLQSDNSLAGSQQSLRDEYPIDHESPEHEYPLGDSEDALGIPYEFSSPQDDDAEDSPVTPRASMYHDFSNSPNDEPVFHSTFLPGEPGSHSTALENERPQWTIAEREARSAPTLETPATQGNLEASRRGVLNEHLSRTSSSESFGARSAEDLAQSHMYTHEEAESMYMSAFSQTNAQSAAFLPPVPSHGHTPSPEPQDDLTEEVEQLPEPAKPVEPVEAAVTPPTTAHTPVANEEREPDTIDTKPDMSEAIPPQTLDAKPPSPDLQEASATIPLEQESKPFIPGAWEDDDDEDDLSGNAIAPSTTLRHSMYRKDDTSLSLDASDSESSEPAFSRACLTDAEPENRSTPTRQQEGAATPKGPTRLVKEILNLKTISIYIPSQHQHLHVQPASPESIAQLSQSMGRSTYPQAPGAFSVHGGASMQQNKAASGASQNDETLEVNLSSINLKFDASLGFLLAMVVGKLLDAVKDKNAPPVESTKQETSSKKMPNLKITLEEIKLDFINRLGGISDTPERYMDLDPSPFFDQEVLLNTTLQNLTVSISETEISTPPVIKGKSATQPAILTKIDLQKFRFGYANGDIISFDKGKPMSASVRETFLSAGSDIGIEILQSGDKTKIDVQTLPLVFQLDLRRLDETFSWFGGLSSFLNMSASMASSPAPTPKPAAPTPKPRGVRFDTPVDPNDKSMASQNKINVRIGGSYVELIGRDCSMLVETSSIKAVSRDEVIGLGCGMVRITGPYLKNSTADPPINTEITTVRVEFLTTPNDSDLEKLLELIIPSKHQFDGDNDEIMVDTLLRQRRKGSVLRLSVDGVNVRVQNMSQLSVLPNLGEEVAKLSTVAKYLPEDDRPGLLTLAKIQKVALSLDFGGKLGHLGADIKDLHVGHITVPSLVAIAIHNLSVRRNRSEELVSTAAYGVKEISVRGPVLMARMIGDEIEPVIKLKMQDLCIEYRVPTIMDILELGEDATPQDFEASLAASVANLGDQAHHALTGQPGSPSDKSKGGKPMTLDIGFRDCLLGLNPLGQPSKMVIALTDAHLVAALPKDVETNAVFTINKSSILLINDIAEVATSELPATQRPRASSSTSRQVADMCARGYVDICYISSAKLVVNVKELEDGEKQLCVELKDDLLVLETCADSTQTLISLANALKPPTPPSKENKYLTDVVPMQDLLASISAEAFGRPEGEYDFDQDFAGAQEMAGSDSEADFNTDSPLQVQSQFYDEEPVAEELFDATSSSIISHGSHRSGPQMKDTNEGVLLTGFGSASQQTVDSDDLVIQEDYYGSGASKDSKAKIWNSKKNSYDRAPSDLVKRSPVKVSVRDVHVIWNLFDGYDWVHTRDVITKAVQDVEAKAYERQARAGQVQVYEEELEDEEAIGDFLFNSIYIGIPANRDPQELSRAINEGLNDNATETESVATTAFTSATNRTARARQPKSKRLKLKRSKHHKITFELRGVDADLFVFPPNSGETLNSIDIRIDNLDIFDHVPTSTWKKFATYDQDMGEREMGTSMVHLELLNVKPQPSLEASEIVLRATLLPLRLHVDQDALDFITRFFEFKDDQVPVHTSKSDVPFLQRAEVNNVAVKLDFKPKRVDYAGLRSGHTTEFMNFIVLEEARMVLRHVIIYGISGFEKLGKTLNDIWMPDVKANQLPGILAGLAPVRSLVNVGSGFRDLVEVPIREYKKDGRVIRSISKGATAFARTTGTELVKLGAKLAVGTQYALQGAEGMLSDPQQAYEGWDEDDMDPEEQRQISLYADQPTGVISGIRGGYRSLARDVNLVRDAIIAVPGEVMESSSATGAAKAVLKRAPTIIFRPAVGVTRAIGQTLMGATNSIDPNNRRRIEEKYKRY; encoded by the exons ATGGCGACCCTCTTCCAGTCTTTCCGGAGCTCCTCTATGCCAAAGAGGTTGCTACGATATGCCCTTTCTCGACTGGAACTTCTCGACGCCGAGGCCCTCGATATTGATAATTTAGATTTGGCGATAGGGAGGAATACAGTCCTCGAATTTCGCGATGTTGGCATCAAGCTAAAG AAACTCAACAAGCTGTTGCAGCTTCCAGACACATTCAGGCTGCAAAAAGCCAAGGTTTTGCTTCTGCGAGTCACTATCCCGATGGACTTCTACACAAGCCCTATAATAGTCGAGGTCGACGGTGTTGATATTGCGCTGCAAGTCATAGGCGCGGAATCTAAACCGCCTCGTTCATCAGGCACCAGAACACCCGAAGAGGCCACCGCCGTACCGAACACCGTCGACCTTGCGCAATCATTCCTTGAAACGCAGCCACGATCAGAGCGAAGGAAACTCGAGGATGCTTTGGCCGCCGAAACTCAGGATCTTGGCGCTTCCATCGCTATGAGCGATGATGGCAGTGAAGACGATTTGGCATATGGAACAGGCCAAGCCCTTTCCCTCCCCGCGTTTTTGGCCGACTTTTTGCAGGGCATTGTCGACCGGACGCAGGTAAGGATAAAAGGTGTTAATTTTCAGCTGGACGTTGAGGTGCCTGTTGAACCAAACACCACTACGACTGAGTTGGTGTCTTTTCAGGTTGCACTTGAGGGCATCGATGTCGAAGGTGTTACCACGGCGTCTGATAACGCTCAAGGGTCTCCCACCATTGTACCAAAGGAGGGCAAGCGTCATGTTTCATTGTCAAACGTACGGGCGTACCTCATTTCAGAAGCAAATGTCTTTTCTGCATTGGCGCGATCGCCTTCCGTCACTTCGCCATCgcttgcttcttctccagctATGAGTAGGAATCCGCCGTCACGCCAGACTACTACACTTTCATTGAGCAGTCTTCACGAAGAATCCGTGACATCATCGCAGGGAAGCATACGATCAGAAGTGCAAGAATCTTCACCACGGCCAGCTTTTTCGCAAGTAGAACCCTCAGTTCTTTCGCAACATAGCATCGATCAGCGTCTCACGGATTCGCACCAGAGTCTTCAGTCCGATAATTCTTTGGCTGGCTCACAGCAGAGCCTCAGAGACGAATACCCCATCGATCACGAGTCTCCAGAGCACGAATATCCTCTTGGAGACAGTGAGGACGCACTTGGAATCCCTTACGAATTCTCAAGCCCtcaggatgatgatgcagaagaTAGCCCCGTAACCCCCCGGGCATCGATGTATCACGATTTCAGTAACAGTCCCAACGACGAACCTGTATTTCACTCAACCTTTCTTCCTGGAGAGCCTGGCTCTCATTCAACAGCGCTGGAGAATGAGAGACCTCAGTGGACGATCGCAGAACGAGAAGCCAGGTCTGCACCTACACTCGAGACGCCAGCGACACAAGGTAATTTGGAAGCTTCTAGGAGGGGTGTTTTGAATGAGCACCTCAGTCGGACTTCTTCAAGTGAGAGCTTTGGTGCGAGATCGGCTGAAGACCTGGCACAGTCTCATATGTACAcacatgaagaagcagagagcATGTACATGAGCGCTTTCTCACAGACTAACGCTCAATCAGCGGCCTTTCTGCCACCAGTTCCTTCTCATGGCCATACACCTTCACCGGAACCCCAAGATGACTTGACCGAAGAGGTGGAACAACTTCCTGAGCCAGCTAAACCTGTTGAGCCAGTCGAGGCGGCAGTAACTCCACCTACGACGGCGCATACACCTGTGGCAAACGAAGAGCGTGAGCCAGACACCATAGATACAAAGCCCGACATGTCAGAAGCGATTCCTCCTCAGACATTAGATGCCAAGCCTCCGAGCCCAGATCTACAAGAGGCATCAGCCACTATACCATTAGAACAAGAGTCGAAGCCTTTCATTCCCGGCGCttgggaagatgacgacgacgaagatgatctTTCAGGGAATGCCATCGCACCATCCACTACCTTGAGACACTCGATGTATCGGAAGGATGATACCTCACTCTCACTGGATGCCTCAGATAGCGAATCTTCAGAACCTGCATTTTCAAGGGCATGCCTTACTGATGCTGAGCCAGAAAATCGCAGTACGCCTACCAGACAACAGGAAGGTGCTGCTACTCCCAAAGGACCAACGCGTCTAGTAAAGGAGATTTTAAATCTGAAAACCATCTCGATATATATCCCatcacaacaccagcattTGCATGTTCAGCCTGCATCACCAGAATCTATAGCCCAGCTCTCGCAGTCAATGGGACGGTCTACATACCCTCAAGCTCCAGGTGCCTTTTCAGTGCATGGCGGGGCTTCCATGCAACAGAACAAGGCAGCATCAGGAGCGTCCCAAAATGACGAAACACTAGAGGTGAACCTTTCGTCCATTAACCTTAAATTCGACGCTTCGTTGGGTTTCTTACTAGCGATGGTTGTTGGGAAGCTGCTGGATGCTGTGAAAGACAAGAATGCGCCCCCAGTTGAGAGCACAAAGCAGGAGACTAGTTCAAAGAAGATGCCCAACCTCAAAATAACATTGGAGGAGATCAAACTCGACTTTATCAATCGCTTGGGAGGGATCTCAGATACACCTGAGCGTTATATGGATCTGGATCCATCGCCATTTTTCGACCAAGAAGTTCTGCTCAACACAACCTTGCAAAACTTGACTGTTTCCATCTCCGAGACTGAGATATCAACACCGCCAGTCATTAAGGGTAAATCAGCGACACAGCCAGCTATTCTGACCAAGATTGACTTGCAGAAGTTCCGCTTTGGGTATGCAAATGGCGACATCATATCCTTCGACAAGGGCAAACCCATGAGTGCATCTGTTAGAGAAACATTTCTATCGGCAGGTTCTGATATTGGAATCGAAATCCTTCAATCAGGCGACAAAACCAAGATAGATGTCCAGACTCTACCGCTGGTTTTCCAACTTGATCTGCGACGGCTTGACGAGACTTTCAGCTGGTTCGGTGGCCTTAGTAGTTTCCTTAACATGAGTGCttcgatggcttcaagccCTGCACCAACACCCAAACCAGCTGCTCCCACACCAAAGCCTAGAGGGGTTCGATTCGATACTCCAGTTGATCCGAACGACAAATCCATGGCATCGCAGAATAAGATTAACGTGCGCATTGGAGGCTCTTATGTGGAGCTCATCGGCAGAGACTGCAGCATGCTGGTAGAAACTAGCTCCATTAAGGCTGTGAGCCGTGACGAGGTTATAGGATTGGGGTGCGGCATGGTTCGAATAACAGGGCCATACTTGAAGAACTCAACTGCAGATCCTCCTATCAACACGGAGATCACCACAGTTCGAGTCGAGTTCTTGACAACCCCTAACGATTCAGATCTCGAGAAACTCCTGGAGCTAATCATCCCTTCAAAGCATCAATTCGATGGCGATAACGACGAGATCATGGTTGATACTTTGCTGCGTCAGCGAAGGAAGGGCTCCGTACTCAGACTGTCGGTTGATGGTGTGAATGTTCGCGTTCAAAACATGTCCCAGCTTTCAGTTCTACCGAACCTTGGTGAGGAAGTTGCAAAGCTTTCTACAGTCGCGAAATACTTGCCCGAAGATGACCGACCCGGCTTATTGACCTTGGCAAAGATCCAAAAGGTTGCGCTGAGTCTAGACTTTGGTGGCAAGCTTGGCCACCTCGGTGCGGACATCAAAGATCTTCACGTAGGTCATATCACAGTCCCTTCACTTGTTGCCATAGCTATACACAATCTTTCCGTGAGGAGAAATAGGTCAGAAGAGCTGGTTAGCACGGCAGCATATGGAGTCAAGGAAATCTCGGTTCGTGGCCCTGTCTTGATGGCGCGGATGATTGGTGACGAGATCGAGCCTGTCAtcaagctgaagatgcaagATCTGTGTATTGAGTACCGCGTCCCTACGATCATGGATATTCtcgagcttggagaagatgccacACCCCAAGATTTCGAAGCCAGCCTTGCTGCCTCGGTAGCAAACCTTGGTGACCAAGCGCATCATGCTTTAACTGGACAGCCTGGCTCTCCGAGtgacaagagcaagggcGGGAAGCCTATGACTCTGGATATTGGCTTCCGAGATTGCCTTTTGGGACTGAACCCGCTAGGCCAACCCTCGAAGATGGTGATCGCTCTAACAGATGCTCATCTTGTCGCCGCGTTGCCCAAAGACGTGGAGACCAATGCTGTTTTCACCATCAATAAGTCATCCATCTTGCTGATCAACGACATTGCCGAAGTTGCAACAAGCGAACTTCCggccacccaaagaccgcgcgcctcatcttcaacatctcgtCAGGTAGCGGATATGTGCGCCAGAGGTTATGTGGACATTTGCTACATATCATCCGCCAAGCTTGTAGTCAATGTGAAGGAACTCGAGGATGGAGAGAAGCAACTTTGTGTTGAACTCAAGGATGACCTCCTTGTCCTGGAGACATGCGCTGATTCGACACAAACTCTGATCTCTTTGGCCAATGCGCTGAAACCACCAACTCCGCCGAGTAAAGAGAACAAGTATCTTACAGATGTGGTCCCCATGCAGGATTTGCTCGCTTCTATTTCGGCTGAAGCTTTCGGTAGGCCTGAGGGAGAGTACGATTTTGACCAAGACTTTGCTGGTGCTCAAGAGATGGCTGGGAGCGATTCAGAGGCCGACTTTAACACAGACAGCCCGCTGCAAGTTCAGTCACAATTTTATGACGAGGAGCCAGTCGCCGAGGAGCTTTTCGACGCCACGAGTAGCTCTATTATCTCACATGGGTCACATCGCTCTGGGCCCCAGATGAAAGACACCAATGAGGGTGTACTACTGACCGGGTTTGGCTCAGCAAGCCAGCAAACAGTTGACTCTGACGATCTTGTGATTCAGGAAGACTACTATGGCAGCGGCGCTTCAAAGGACAGCAAAGCCAAAATCTGGAATTCGAAGAAGAACAGCTATGATCGGGCGCCCAGCGACTTGGTGAAGCGCAGCCCTGTCAAGGTATCCGTACGAGATGTCCACGTTATCTGGAACCTTTTTGACGGCTATGACTGGGTTCACACACGAGATGTCATAACGAAGGCAGTTCAGGACGTTGAAGCCAAAGCATACGAACGACAAGCCCGTGCTGGCCAAGTCCAGGTCTATGAGGAAGAgctcgaggatgaagaggctaTCGGAGACTTTCtctttaattctatttacATCGGCATCCCAGCAAACCGTGATCCCCAAGAACTGTCTCGAGCTATCAATGAAGGCCTGAACGACAATGCAACAGAGACTGAATCGGTTGCAACCACGGCTTTCACTTCTGCTACCAACAGGACAGCACGTGCTCGTCAACCAAAGTCGAAGCGACTTAAACTCAAACGCAGCAAGCATCACAAGATCACCTTCGAGTTGCGAGGTGTTGATGCAGATTTGTTTGTTTTTCCGCCAAATTCAGGGGAAACTCTCAACAGCATAGATATCCGCATTGACAACCTGGACATTTTCGACCACGTCCCAACCTCCACATGGAAGAAGTTTGCAACCTATGACCAGGACATGGGAGAGCGAGAAATGGGCACTAGCATGGTTCATCTTGAACTGCTTAATGTCAAGCCACAGCCCTCACTCGAGGCGTCTGAGATTGTGCTCAGAGCGACCTTACTCCCTTTGAGGCTGCATGTGGATCAAGATGCTCTTGATTTCATCACCCGATTTTTCGAGTTCAAGGATGACCAGGTGCCTGTTCACACGTCAAAAAGTGATGTACCCTTCCTTCAGAGAGCTGAGGTCAACAATGTAGCAGTGAAGCTCGATTTCAAGCCCAAGCGAGTCGACTATGCTGGTCTCCGTTCTGGGCACACCACTGAATTCATGAACTTCATCGTTCTCGAAGAGGCGAGAATGGTTCTGCGCCATGTCATCATCTATGGTATCTCGGGttttgagaagcttggtaAGACCCTCAACGATATCTGGATGCCTGATGTCAAGGCAAACCAACTTCCTGGTATTCTAGCTGGTCTGGCGCCTGTTCGTTCCCTTGTCAATGTGGGCAGCGGTTTCAGAGACCTTGTTGAGGTGCCTATTCGCGAGTACAAGAAGGATGGGCGCGTGATACGCAGTATATCGAAGGGTGCCACAGCCTTTGCTCGCACGACCGGTACCGAACTGGTTAAGCTGGGTGCCAAGCTCGCTGTTGGTACACAATACGCATTACAAGGTGCCGAGGGCATGCTTTCAGATCCTCAACAAGCATACGAGGGctgggatgaggatgacatgGACCCTGAAGAACAGAGGCAAATTTCTCTCTATGCAGATCAACCTACGGGCGTCATCTCAGGCATTCGGGGCGGATACCGATCTCTTGCCAGAGATGTGAATCTCGTGCGCGATGCCATCATTGCAGTTCCTGGCGAGGTCATGGAGAGCTCTTCAGCTACTGGTGCCGCAAAGGCTGTGCTAAAGCGAGCACCAACGATCATTTTCAGACCTGCCGTCGGCGTCACTCGAGCAATCGGACAGACTCTAATGGGAGCCACCAACTCGATTGATCCCAACAACAGACGAAGAATTGAGGAG AAATACAAACGATACTAA
- a CDS encoding related to galactinol synthase — MTDSESRKRAVDSPKVWTSLITNLDYLPGLLTLEHSLRVTKSRYPLVALYTDSFPPEGHAALRARGIAVQHIPYLLPTKGKDYSNDPRFYDCWSKLAPFSLVEYERVVQLDSDMLVLRNMDELMDLELDPPSIAETGDKTVSKRVFAAGHACVCNPLKKPHYPKDWVPENCAFTSQHSNPDAAQTEAADPSVGPLGFMNGGLQVVNPSQGLYAQILAHMEADAANMDFADQSLLSDLYRERWVPLPYIYNALKTLRWKGVHDAIWRDESVKNIHYILSPKPWDEINEKGEWTGKEESHKWWVDANRVRKESEKENGVPDDGF; from the exons ATGACAGACTCAGAATCTCGGAAACGAGCTGTCGACTcacctaaag TCTGGACGAGTCTTATCACGAACCTGGATTACTTGCCCGGTCTTCTCACCCTCGAACATTCTCTTCGCGTCACCAAATCTCGCTACCCTCTTGTGGCGTTGTATACCGATTCGTTCCCACCTGAAGGTCACGCAGCTCTCCGTGCTCGTGGCATTGCCGTTCAGCACATTCCATACTTGCTACCAACTAAAGGCAAGGATTACTCCAATGACCCGCGGTTTTACGATTGTTGGAGCAAACTTGCGCCTTTCTCTTTGGTCGAATATGAGCGCGTCGTCCAGCTCGACTCGGACATGCTTGTTTTGCGCAATATGGACGAGCTGATGGATCTCGAGCTGGATCCTCCTTCGATTGCTGAGACTGGTGATAAGACCGTCAGCAAGCGTGTCTTTGCAGCCGGTCATGCCTGTGTATGCAATCCCCTCAAAAAGCCTCACTACCCAAAGGACTGGGTTCCTGAGAATTGTGCATTTACCTCACAACACTCGAATCCCGATGCCGCGCAAactgaggctgctgaccCCTCAGTCGGACCCTTGGGCTTTATGAACGGTGGTTTGCAGGTCGTCAATCCTTCTCAGGGCCTCTATGCGCAAATTCTGGCGCATATGGAAGCTGACGCCGCCAATATGGATTTTGCAGACCAGTCACTTCTCTCAGACTTGTATCGTGAGCGATGGGTTCCTTTGCCGTACATTTATAACGCGCTCAAGACGCTACGATGGAAAGGAGTCCATGATGCTATTTGGAGGGATGAGAGCGTCAAGAACATCCACTATATCTTAAGCCCCAAACCTTGGGATGAGATTAACGAGAAGGGTGAGTGGACGGGTAAAGAAGAGAGTCACAAGTGGTGGGTTGATGCGAACCGTGTCAGAAAAGAGTCggagaaggagaatggcGTCCCTGACGATGGCTTTTAG